A stretch of Pseudomonas sp. LS.1a DNA encodes these proteins:
- the iscU gene encoding Fe-S cluster assembly scaffold IscU produces the protein MAYSEKVIDHYENPRNVGKMNAEDPDVGTGMVGAPACGDVMRLQIKVNEQGVIEDAKFKTYGCGSAIASSSLATEWMKGKTLDEAETIKNTQLAEELALPPVKIHCSVLAEDAIKAAVRDYKQKKGLI, from the coding sequence ATGGCATACAGTGAAAAGGTCATCGACCACTACGAAAACCCGCGCAACGTCGGCAAGATGAATGCCGAAGACCCGGACGTCGGTACCGGCATGGTCGGCGCCCCGGCCTGTGGTGACGTCATGCGCCTGCAGATCAAGGTCAACGAGCAGGGCGTGATCGAAGACGCCAAGTTCAAGACCTACGGCTGCGGTTCGGCCATCGCTTCCAGCTCCCTCGCCACCGAGTGGATGAAGGGCAAGACCCTGGACGAAGCCGAAACCATCAAGAACACCCAGCTGGCCGAAGAACTGGCGTTGCCGCCGGTCAAGATCCACTGCTCGGTACTCGCCGAAGATGCCATCAAGGCAGCTGTACGCGATTACAAGCAGAAGAAAGGCTTGATCTAA
- the iscR gene encoding Fe-S cluster assembly transcriptional regulator IscR — translation MRLTTKGRYAVTAMLDLALHAQHGPVSLADISERQGISLSYLEQLFAKLRRSSLVSSVRGPGGGYQLSRGMETIQVAQVIDAVNESVDATRCQGLGDCHAGDTCLTHHLWCDLSQQIHEFLSGISLADLVMRREVQEVAQRQDLRRVAGRTAQLDKIETSAVD, via the coding sequence ATGCGACTGACTACCAAAGGCCGATACGCCGTGACCGCCATGCTCGACCTGGCGTTGCACGCGCAGCATGGGCCGGTGTCTTTGGCCGACATTTCCGAGCGCCAGGGCATTTCCCTCTCTTATCTGGAACAGCTGTTCGCCAAGCTGCGCCGCAGCAGCCTGGTCTCCAGCGTGCGTGGTCCAGGCGGTGGCTACCAGCTGTCGCGGGGCATGGAAACCATCCAGGTGGCCCAGGTCATCGATGCGGTCAACGAATCGGTCGATGCCACCCGTTGCCAGGGCCTCGGGGATTGCCATGCCGGTGACACCTGCCTGACCCACCACCTGTGGTGCGACCTCAGCCAGCAAATCCATGAATTCCTCAGCGGCATCAGCCTGGCCGACCTCGTCATGCGCCGTGAAGTGCAGGAAGTCGCCCAGCGCCAGGACCTGCGTCGTGTCGCAGGCCGAACCGCCCAGCTGGACAAGATTGAGACGTCCGCCGTCGATTGA
- a CDS encoding IscS subfamily cysteine desulfurase, producing MKLPIYLDYSATTPVDPRVAQKMADCLLVDGNFGNPASRSHVFGWKAEEAVENGRRQVAELINADPREIVWTSGATESDNLALKGVAHFYQTKGKHIITSKIEHKAVLDTARQLEREGFEVTYLEPGEDGIVTPAMVEAALRDDTILVSLMHVNNEVGSINDIAAIGELTRSRGVLFHVDAAQSAGKVEIDLQKLKVDLMSFSAHKVYGPKGIGALYVSRKPRVRLEAIIHGGGHERGMRSGTLPTHQIVGMGEAFAIAKQEMAAENVRIKALSDRFFKQVSDLEELYVNGSKTARVPHNLNLSFNYVEGESLLMSLKDIAVSSGSACTSASLEPSYVLRALGRNDELAHSSIRFSFGRFTTEEEVDYAAQKVCEAVNKLRELSPLWDMYKDGVDISKIEWAAH from the coding sequence ATGAAGTTGCCGATCTACCTCGATTACTCCGCGACCACCCCGGTCGACCCACGCGTGGCCCAGAAGATGGCCGATTGCCTGCTGGTCGACGGGAACTTCGGTAACCCGGCTTCGCGCTCCCACGTCTTTGGCTGGAAAGCCGAGGAAGCGGTCGAGAACGGTCGTCGCCAGGTTGCCGAGCTGATCAACGCCGATCCGCGCGAAATCGTCTGGACCAGCGGTGCCACCGAGTCCGACAACCTCGCACTCAAGGGCGTCGCGCACTTCTATCAGACCAAGGGCAAGCACATCATCACCTCCAAGATCGAGCACAAGGCGGTCCTGGATACCGCTCGCCAGCTGGAGCGTGAAGGTTTCGAAGTCACCTACCTCGAGCCAGGCGAAGACGGCATCGTCACCCCGGCCATGGTCGAGGCGGCGCTGCGCGACGACACCATCCTGGTTTCGCTGATGCACGTGAACAACGAAGTCGGCTCGATCAACGATATCGCCGCCATCGGTGAACTGACCCGCTCGCGCGGTGTGCTGTTCCACGTTGACGCCGCGCAGTCGGCCGGCAAGGTCGAAATCGACCTGCAAAAGCTGAAGGTCGACCTGATGTCGTTCTCGGCGCACAAGGTCTACGGCCCGAAAGGCATCGGCGCGCTGTACGTCAGCCGCAAGCCGCGTGTACGCCTGGAAGCCATCATTCACGGCGGTGGCCATGAGCGTGGCATGCGTTCGGGCACCCTGCCGACCCACCAGATCGTCGGCATGGGCGAAGCCTTCGCCATCGCCAAGCAGGAAATGGCCGCGGAAAACGTGCGCATCAAGGCCCTGAGCGACCGCTTCTTCAAGCAGGTCTCGGACCTCGAAGAGCTGTACGTCAACGGCAGCAAGACTGCCCGCGTACCACACAACCTGAACCTGAGCTTCAACTACGTCGAAGGCGAATCGCTGCTGATGTCGCTGAAGGACATCGCCGTATCGTCCGGTTCGGCCTGCACCTCCGCGTCGCTCGAGCCGTCCTACGTACTGCGCGCCCTGGGCCGCAACGACGAGCTGGCGCACAGCTCGATCCGCTTCTCCTTCGGCCGCTTCACCACCGAAGAAGAAGTCGATTACGCCGCGCAGAAAGTCTGCGAGGCCGTGAACAAACTGCGTGAGCTGTCGCCGCTGTGGGACATGTACAAAGACGGCGTTGACATCTCCAAGATCGAGTGGGCCGCCCACTAA
- the yajC gene encoding preprotein translocase subunit YajC, with protein MSFLIPAAYADAAAPAAGPAGTGFEWIFLVGFLVIFYLMIWRPQAKRAKEQKNLLSNLQKGDEVVTNGGIAGKIVKVSDDFVVLEVSDNVELKFQKGAIAATLPKGTLKAI; from the coding sequence ATGAGCTTCTTGATCCCCGCCGCATACGCGGACGCTGCAGCACCTGCCGCCGGCCCAGCCGGTACCGGCTTCGAGTGGATTTTCCTGGTCGGTTTCCTGGTCATCTTCTACCTGATGATCTGGCGCCCGCAGGCCAAGCGTGCAAAAGAGCAGAAGAACCTGCTGAGCAACTTGCAGAAGGGTGACGAAGTTGTCACCAACGGCGGCATCGCCGGCAAGATCGTCAAGGTTTCCGATGATTTCGTGGTCCTGGAAGTTTCCGACAACGTCGAGCTGAAGTTCCAGAAGGGTGCCATCGCGGCCACCCTGCCAAAAGGTACGCTCAAGGCTATCTGA
- the cysE gene encoding serine O-acetyltransferase: MFERLREDIQSVFHRDPAARNAFEVLTCYPGMHAIWLHRLGNALWKRDFKWLARLVSNFGRWLTGIEIHPGATIGRRFFIDHGMGIVIGETAEIGDDVTLYQGVTLGGTSWNKGKRHPTLENGVVVGAGAKVLGPFTVGAGAKIGSNAVVTKAVPAGATAVGIPGRIIVKNEDDEVEAKRKAMAEKIGFDAYGVSGDMPDPVARAIGQMLDHLQAVDERLEGMCGALTRMGSDYCAKELPALPEDDFKEVAQVARRDTQSH, from the coding sequence ATGTTCGAACGCCTGCGTGAAGATATTCAAAGCGTATTCCATCGTGACCCGGCTGCGCGCAACGCCTTCGAGGTGCTGACCTGCTACCCGGGCATGCATGCCATCTGGCTGCACCGCCTGGGCAATGCCCTGTGGAAGCGTGATTTCAAGTGGCTGGCTCGCCTGGTGTCCAACTTCGGCCGCTGGCTGACCGGGATCGAGATCCACCCCGGCGCCACCATCGGCCGACGCTTCTTCATCGACCATGGCATGGGTATCGTCATCGGCGAAACTGCCGAGATCGGCGACGATGTCACCCTTTACCAGGGCGTGACCCTGGGCGGCACCAGCTGGAACAAAGGCAAGCGCCATCCCACCCTGGAAAACGGCGTGGTGGTAGGGGCCGGGGCCAAGGTGCTGGGCCCGTTCACCGTCGGTGCCGGAGCCAAGATCGGTTCCAATGCGGTGGTGACCAAGGCAGTGCCGGCCGGCGCGACGGCGGTCGGTATCCCCGGGCGAATCATCGTCAAGAACGAAGACGATGAGGTCGAGGCCAAGCGCAAGGCCATGGCCGAGAAGATCGGCTTCGATGCCTATGGTGTCAGTGGCGACATGCCGGACCCGGTGGCCCGTGCCATCGGCCAGATGCTCGACCACCTGCAGGCAGTCGACGAGCGGCTGGAGGGTATGTGTGGTGCCCTGACCAGGATGGGTAGCGACTACTGCGCCAAGGAGCTGCCAGCCCTGCCGGAAGATGACTTCAAGGAAGTTGCCCAGGTGGCCCGGCGCGACACTCAGTCGCATTGA
- the tgt gene encoding tRNA guanosine(34) transglycosylase Tgt, which translates to MSFELLATDGKARRGRITFPRGTVETPAFMPVGTYGTVKGMLPRDIEAIGAEMILGNTFHLWLRPGTEVIKKHNGLHDFMQWKGPILTDSGGFQVFSLGAMRKIKEEGVTFASPVDGAKVFMGPEESMQVQRDLGSDVVMIFDECTPYPAEHDVARASMELSLRWAQRSKNAHADNTAALFGIVQGGMYQDLRMRSLEGLENIGFDGLAIGGLSVGEPKHEMIKVLDYLPGQMPADKPRYLMGVGKPEDLVEGVRRGVDMFDCVMPTRNARNGHLFVDTGVIKIRNAFHRHDESPLDPTCDCYTCTNFSRAYLHHLDKCGEMLSSMLNTIHNLRHYQRLMAGLREAIQQGKLAAFVDAFYAKRGLPVPPLD; encoded by the coding sequence ATGTCCTTCGAACTGCTGGCCACCGACGGCAAGGCCCGTCGTGGCCGCATCACCTTCCCACGGGGCACCGTGGAAACCCCGGCGTTCATGCCGGTGGGCACCTATGGCACGGTCAAGGGCATGCTGCCACGCGACATCGAGGCCATCGGTGCCGAGATGATCCTCGGCAACACCTTCCACCTGTGGCTGCGCCCGGGTACCGAGGTGATCAAGAAGCACAACGGCCTGCACGACTTCATGCAGTGGAAAGGCCCGATCCTCACCGACTCCGGTGGCTTCCAGGTGTTCAGCCTGGGCGCCATGCGCAAGATCAAGGAGGAGGGCGTGACCTTCGCCTCGCCGGTCGATGGCGCCAAGGTGTTCATGGGCCCGGAAGAGTCGATGCAGGTGCAGCGTGACCTGGGCTCGGACGTGGTGATGATCTTCGACGAGTGCACCCCGTACCCGGCCGAGCACGATGTGGCGCGCGCCTCCATGGAGCTGTCGCTGCGTTGGGCCCAGCGCTCGAAGAACGCCCACGCCGACAATACTGCGGCGCTGTTCGGTATCGTCCAGGGTGGCATGTACCAGGACTTGCGCATGCGCTCGCTGGAAGGCCTGGAAAACATCGGCTTCGACGGCCTGGCCATCGGTGGCCTGTCGGTGGGCGAGCCCAAGCACGAAATGATCAAGGTGCTGGATTACCTGCCGGGCCAGATGCCTGCTGACAAACCTCGTTACCTTATGGGGGTAGGCAAACCGGAAGATCTCGTTGAGGGTGTGCGCCGCGGCGTCGACATGTTCGACTGCGTGATGCCGACGCGTAACGCGCGCAACGGTCATCTGTTCGTCGATACAGGGGTGATCAAGATCCGCAACGCGTTCCATCGCCACGATGAATCGCCGCTGGATCCGACCTGTGACTGCTACACCTGCACCAACTTCTCGCGCGCCTATCTGCATCACCTGGACAAGTGCGGCGAAATGCTGAGCAGCATGCTGAATACCATCCACAACTTGCGCCATTACCAGCGCTTGATGGCCGGTTTACGCGAGGCTATTCAACAAGGTAAATTGGCCGCCTTTGTCGACGCCTTCTACGCCAAGCGCGGGCTTCCCGTACCGCCTTTGGACTGA
- the trmJ gene encoding tRNA (cytosine(32)/uridine(32)-2'-O)-methyltransferase TrmJ, translating to MLQNIRVVLVNTSHPGNIGGAARAMKNMGLSRLVLVQPKAFPAEDASARASGADDVLANAQVVDSLEQALVGCNLVMGTSARERSIPWPLIGPRECGAKAVEHAKGGEEIALVFGREHAGLTNEELQRCHFHVHIPSNPDFSSLNLAAAVQVLSYEVRMAWLAAGAAPGKVEKVDASELATMDEMELFYDHLEKTLVGIGFLDPDKPKHLMPRLRRLYGRVAVERSEMSILRGILTETQKVVRGEPHKRKD from the coding sequence TTGCTGCAAAATATTCGTGTTGTTCTGGTCAATACCAGCCACCCCGGCAACATCGGCGGCGCTGCGCGAGCCATGAAAAACATGGGCTTGTCGCGTCTGGTGCTGGTGCAGCCGAAAGCGTTCCCCGCCGAGGATGCCAGTGCCCGAGCCTCGGGTGCCGACGATGTGCTGGCCAATGCCCAGGTGGTCGACAGCCTCGAGCAGGCGCTGGTCGGCTGCAACCTGGTGATGGGCACCAGCGCCCGCGAGCGGAGCATCCCCTGGCCGCTGATTGGCCCGCGCGAGTGCGGGGCCAAGGCGGTGGAGCATGCCAAGGGTGGCGAGGAAATCGCCCTGGTGTTCGGGCGTGAGCACGCCGGCCTGACCAACGAAGAACTGCAGCGATGTCACTTCCACGTGCACATTCCCTCCAACCCCGACTTCAGCTCGCTGAACCTGGCTGCCGCTGTCCAGGTGCTCTCGTACGAGGTGCGCATGGCCTGGCTGGCTGCCGGTGCAGCGCCGGGCAAGGTCGAGAAGGTTGACGCCAGCGAGCTGGCGACCATGGACGAAATGGAGCTGTTCTACGACCACCTGGAAAAGACCCTGGTCGGCATCGGCTTCCTTGACCCCGACAAGCCCAAGCACCTGATGCCGCGCCTGCGCCGGCTGTATGGGCGGGTTGCGGTCGAACGTTCGGAAATGAGCATTTTGCGCGGCATCCTCACCGAGACCCAGAAAGTGGTCCGGGGCGAGCCGCATAAACGGAAGGACTGA
- a CDS encoding glycine zipper 2TM domain-containing protein, whose protein sequence is MNKSMLVGAVLGAVGVTAGGAVATYSLVNKGPEYAQVTDVQPIKQQVKTPREVCKDVAVTRQAPVKDQHQIAGTVVGAIAGGLLGNQIGGGSGKKIATVAGAVGGGYAGNKVQEGMQERDTYTTTQTRCNTVNDISEKVVGYNVKYTIGDKVGQVKMDHEPGSTIPLDKNGKLILSEAGQ, encoded by the coding sequence GTGAACAAATCAATGCTTGTGGGTGCGGTACTGGGTGCTGTCGGTGTGACTGCCGGAGGTGCTGTCGCGACCTACAGCTTGGTCAACAAGGGGCCTGAGTATGCGCAGGTCACCGACGTGCAACCGATCAAACAACAGGTGAAAACCCCCCGTGAGGTCTGCAAGGACGTCGCCGTGACGCGTCAGGCACCGGTCAAGGACCAGCACCAGATCGCCGGTACCGTGGTGGGCGCCATTGCCGGTGGCCTGCTGGGTAACCAGATCGGTGGTGGTAGCGGCAAGAAGATCGCCACGGTGGCTGGTGCGGTCGGTGGTGGTTATGCCGGTAACAAGGTGCAGGAAGGCATGCAGGAGCGTGACACCTACACCACCACGCAAACCCGCTGCAACACGGTCAACGACATCAGTGAGAAAGTGGTGGGCTACAACGTGAAGTACACCATTGGCGACAAGGTAGGGCAGGTGAAGATGGACCACGAGCCCGGGTCGACCATTCCACTGGACAAGAATGGCAAGCTGATCCTCAGCGAAGCTGGCCAGTGA
- the queA gene encoding tRNA preQ1(34) S-adenosylmethionine ribosyltransferase-isomerase QueA: MRVADFSFELPDSLIARHPLAERHGSRLLVLDGPTGALAHRQFPDLLEYLRPGDLMVFNNTRVIPARLFGQKASGGKLEVLVERVLDSHRVLAHVRASKAPKEGAVILIDGGGEAEMVARHDTLFELRFTEEVLPLLDRVGHMPLPPYIDRPDEGADRERYQTVYAERAGAVAAPTAGLHFDEALLEKIAAKGVERAFVTLHVGAGTFQPVRVDRIEDHHMHKEWLEVGQDVVDAIEACRARGGRVIAVGTTSVRSLESAARGGVLKAFSGDTDIFIYPGRPFHVVDALVTNFHLPESTLLMLVSAFAGYPETMAAYAAAVEQGYRFFSYGDAMFITRNPAPRGPEDQA, translated from the coding sequence ATGCGCGTCGCCGATTTTTCCTTCGAACTCCCTGATTCCCTGATCGCCCGCCACCCGTTGGCCGAGCGCCATGGCAGCCGTCTGCTGGTGCTCGATGGGCCAACCGGCGCGCTGGCGCACCGGCAATTCCCCGACCTGCTCGAGTACCTGCGCCCGGGCGACCTGATGGTGTTCAACAACACCCGGGTGATCCCGGCGCGCCTGTTCGGCCAGAAAGCTTCCGGCGGCAAGCTGGAAGTGCTGGTCGAGCGCGTGCTCGACAGCCACCGGGTGCTGGCGCATGTCCGTGCCAGCAAGGCGCCGAAGGAAGGCGCGGTGATCCTCATCGATGGCGGCGGCGAGGCCGAAATGGTCGCGCGCCATGACACGCTGTTCGAGCTGCGCTTCACCGAAGAGGTGCTGCCATTGCTCGACCGCGTCGGCCATATGCCGCTGCCGCCCTACATCGACCGCCCGGACGAAGGCGCCGACCGTGAGCGCTACCAGACCGTGTACGCCGAACGTGCCGGTGCGGTCGCCGCGCCCACTGCAGGCCTGCACTTCGACGAGGCGCTGCTGGAAAAGATCGCCGCCAAGGGCGTCGAGCGGGCGTTCGTCACCTTGCACGTGGGCGCGGGCACCTTCCAGCCGGTGCGGGTCGACAGGATCGAAGACCACCACATGCATAAAGAGTGGCTCGAAGTGGGCCAGGATGTGGTCGATGCCATCGAGGCCTGCCGTGCCCGTGGCGGCCGGGTGATCGCGGTCGGCACCACCAGCGTGCGTTCGCTGGAGAGCGCGGCGCGCGGTGGCGTGCTCAAGGCCTTCAGCGGCGACACCGACATCTTCATCTACCCGGGCCGGCCGTTCCATGTGGTCGACGCGCTGGTCACCAATTTCCACCTGCCGGAGTCCACGCTGCTGATGCTGGTCTCGGCCTTCGCCGGCTACCCCGAGACCATGGCCGCCTACGCGGCGGCGGTCGAGCAGGGGTACCGCTTCTTCAGTTACGGTGATGCCATGTTCATCACCCGCAATCCGGCGCCACGCGGGCCCGAGGATCAAGCATGA
- the secF gene encoding protein translocase subunit SecF, translated as MKTINFMGVRNVAFAVTVLLTVLALFSWWQKGLNFGLDFTGGTLIELTYERPADLKAVRAELVNSGFHEAVVQSFGATTDLLVRMPGDDPQLGNKVAEALQKAGGDNPAKVKRVEFVGPQVGEELRDQGGMGMLLALGGILIYLAFRFQWKFAVGAIVSLIHDVVVTLGILSFFQITFDLTVLAAVLAIIGYSLNDTIVVFDRVRENFRVMRKASLIENINVSTTQTLLRTIATSVSTLLAIAALLFFGGDNLFGFSLALFIGVMAGTYSSIYIANVVLIWLNLSSEDLIPPAKTDGVDDRP; from the coding sequence ATGAAAACCATCAACTTCATGGGCGTGCGCAATGTCGCGTTCGCCGTTACCGTGCTCCTCACCGTGCTGGCGTTGTTCAGCTGGTGGCAGAAGGGCCTGAACTTCGGCCTGGACTTCACCGGCGGTACGCTGATCGAGCTGACCTACGAGCGCCCGGCCGACCTCAAGGCGGTGCGTGCCGAGCTGGTCAACTCCGGCTTCCACGAGGCCGTGGTGCAGAGCTTCGGCGCCACCACCGACCTGCTGGTGCGCATGCCGGGCGATGACCCGCAGCTGGGCAACAAGGTGGCTGAAGCCCTGCAGAAGGCCGGCGGCGACAACCCGGCCAAGGTCAAGCGTGTCGAGTTCGTGGGCCCGCAGGTGGGTGAAGAGCTGCGCGACCAGGGTGGCATGGGCATGCTCCTGGCCCTGGGCGGCATCCTCATCTACCTGGCCTTCCGCTTCCAGTGGAAGTTCGCGGTGGGCGCGATCGTCTCGCTGATCCACGACGTGGTGGTGACCCTGGGTATCCTGTCGTTCTTCCAGATCACCTTCGACCTGACGGTGCTGGCGGCGGTGCTGGCGATCATCGGCTACTCGCTGAACGACACCATCGTCGTGTTCGACCGGGTGCGCGAGAACTTCCGCGTCATGCGCAAGGCCTCGCTGATCGAGAACATCAACGTTTCCACCACCCAGACCCTGCTGCGGACCATCGCCACCTCGGTTTCGACCTTGCTGGCCATTGCCGCGCTGCTGTTCTTCGGTGGCGACAACCTGTTCGGCTTCTCGCTGGCTCTGTTCATCGGCGTCATGGCCGGTACCTATTCGTCGATCTATATCGCCAACGTGGTACTGATCTGGCTGAACCTGAGCAGTGAAGACCTGATCCCGCCGGCCAAGACCGACGGTGTGGACGACCGCCCGTAA
- the suhB gene encoding type III secretion system regulator SuhB, translating to MQPMLNIALRAARSASELIFRSIERLDSIKVDEKEAKDYVSEVDRAAEQSIVNALRKAYPNHSIQGEETGLHAGSGEEGKDYLWIIDPLDGTTNFLRGIPHFAVSIACKYRGRLEHAVIVDPVRQEEFTASRGRGAQLNGRRLRVSSRTSLEGALLGTGFPFRDSQMADLDNYLGMFRALTGQTAGIRRAGSASLDLAYVAAGRFDAFWESGLSEWDMAAGVLLIQEAGGLVSDFNGGHDFLEKGHIVAGNIKCFKAVLTAIQPHLPENMKR from the coding sequence ATGCAGCCTATGCTGAATATCGCCCTGCGCGCCGCTCGCAGCGCCAGTGAACTGATTTTCCGCTCCATCGAACGCCTGGATAGCATCAAGGTCGATGAGAAAGAGGCCAAGGACTACGTTTCCGAAGTCGATCGCGCCGCCGAGCAGAGCATCGTCAACGCCCTGCGCAAGGCCTACCCGAACCACTCCATCCAGGGCGAGGAAACCGGCCTGCACGCGGGTAGCGGCGAAGAAGGCAAGGATTACCTGTGGATCATCGACCCGCTGGACGGCACCACCAACTTCCTGCGTGGCATCCCGCACTTCGCGGTCAGCATCGCCTGCAAATACCGTGGCCGCCTTGAGCACGCCGTGATCGTCGACCCGGTGCGCCAGGAAGAATTCACCGCCAGCCGTGGCCGTGGCGCCCAGCTCAATGGTCGCCGCCTGCGTGTCAGCTCGCGCACCAGCCTTGAAGGCGCCCTGCTGGGCACCGGCTTCCCGTTCCGCGACAGCCAGATGGCCGACCTGGACAACTACCTGGGCATGTTCCGTGCCCTGACTGGCCAGACCGCCGGCATCCGCCGCGCCGGCTCCGCCAGCCTGGACCTGGCCTACGTGGCTGCTGGCCGTTTCGACGCCTTCTGGGAGTCGGGCCTGTCCGAATGGGACATGGCCGCCGGCGTGCTGCTGATCCAGGAAGCGGGCGGCCTGGTAAGCGACTTCAACGGTGGCCATGACTTCCTCGAGAAGGGCCATATCGTTGCGGGCAACATCAAGTGCTTCAAGGCCGTGCTGACTGCTATCCAGCCGCACCTGCCAGAGAACATGAAGCGCTAA
- the secD gene encoding protein translocase subunit SecD → MLNKYPLWKYALIVLVLVVGFIYSAPNLYPDDPAVQISGASSALQVSQADLDRVSKALVDAKIAVKGASLGEKGSGLIRLTNQEDQLPAKDVVRKALGDDYVVALNLAQTTPQWLRNLGASPMKLGLDLSGGVHFLLEVDMDKAMSARMKVYEGEVKTLLRKERIRYRSLPQQDGGIMLGFADDATREQARALIRKNFNDFDLTTTERNELAVLRLALTQAKVAEIREYSIKQNLTTVRNRVNELGVAEPLVQRQGANRIVVELPGVQDTAEAKRILGKTANLEFRFGAEPGASKATTEVFEFREGGRSAAVERGLIITGDQVTDAQASFDEQGRPQVNIRLDGHGGELMTRATRSNVGRSMAVIFIEQKPVTRYVKQTVDGVEKDVAVQSFQEEKKIISLATIQSPLGSQFRITGLNGQGESSELALLLRAGGLAAPMYFAEERTIGPSLGADNITKGIDASLWGMLFVSLFIIAIYRAFGVIATIALAGNMVLLLALMSLLGATLTLPGIAGIVLTMGMAVDANVLIFSRIREELNAGMSVQRAIHEGFNRAYTAIIDANLTSLLVGGILFAMGTGPVKGFAVTMSLGIFTSMFTAVMVTRAMVNLTCGGRDIKKLWV, encoded by the coding sequence ATGCTGAACAAATACCCTCTGTGGAAATATGCACTGATCGTGCTGGTACTGGTGGTCGGTTTCATTTATTCCGCTCCCAACCTCTACCCGGATGATCCGGCGGTACAGATCAGTGGTGCCAGCTCGGCGCTGCAGGTGAGCCAGGCCGACCTCGACCGCGTCAGCAAGGCGCTGGTCGATGCCAAGATCGCCGTCAAGGGCGCGAGCCTGGGTGAGAAGGGCAGCGGGCTGATCCGCCTGACCAATCAGGAAGACCAGCTGCCAGCCAAGGATGTCGTGCGCAAGGCACTGGGCGATGATTACGTCGTGGCCCTGAACCTGGCCCAGACTACCCCGCAATGGCTGCGCAACCTGGGCGCAAGCCCGATGAAGCTGGGCCTGGACCTGTCCGGTGGTGTGCACTTCCTGCTGGAAGTGGACATGGACAAGGCCATGAGCGCCCGCATGAAAGTCTACGAAGGCGAGGTCAAGACCTTGCTGCGCAAAGAGCGCATCCGCTACCGCAGCCTGCCTCAGCAGGATGGCGGCATCATGCTGGGCTTCGCTGACGATGCAACCCGCGAACAGGCACGTGCCCTGATCCGCAAGAATTTCAATGACTTCGACCTGACCACCACCGAGCGTAACGAGCTCGCCGTGCTGCGTCTGGCGCTGACCCAGGCGAAAGTCGCCGAGATCCGCGAATACTCGATCAAGCAGAACCTCACCACCGTCCGCAACCGGGTCAACGAACTGGGCGTGGCCGAGCCGCTGGTCCAGCGCCAGGGCGCCAACCGCATCGTGGTCGAGCTGCCAGGCGTGCAGGACACTGCCGAAGCCAAGCGCATCCTGGGTAAAACCGCCAACCTGGAGTTCCGCTTCGGTGCCGAACCGGGCGCGTCCAAGGCCACTACCGAAGTGTTCGAGTTCCGTGAAGGTGGCCGTTCCGCCGCGGTCGAGCGCGGTCTGATCATCACCGGTGACCAGGTGACCGACGCCCAGGCCAGCTTCGACGAGCAAGGTCGCCCGCAGGTGAACATCCGCCTGGATGGCCACGGTGGCGAGCTGATGACCCGTGCTACCCGCAGCAACGTCGGCCGCAGCATGGCGGTGATCTTCATCGAGCAGAAGCCGGTCACCCGCTACGTCAAGCAGACCGTCGACGGCGTCGAGAAGGACGTTGCCGTACAGAGCTTCCAGGAAGAGAAGAAGATCATCAGCCTGGCGACCATCCAGTCGCCGCTGGGCAGCCAGTTCCGCATCACCGGCCTGAACGGCCAGGGCGAATCGTCCGAACTGGCCCTGCTGCTGCGTGCCGGTGGCCTGGCCGCGCCGATGTACTTCGCTGAAGAACGCACCATCGGCCCAAGCCTGGGTGCCGACAACATCACCAAGGGTATCGATGCGTCGCTGTGGGGCATGCTGTTCGTCTCGCTGTTCATCATCGCCATCTACCGTGCCTTCGGTGTGATCGCCACCATCGCCCTGGCGGGCAACATGGTCCTGCTGCTGGCGCTGATGTCGCTGCTGGGCGCCACCCTGACCCTGCCGGGTATTGCCGGTATCGTGTTGACCATGGGTATGGCGGTGGACGCCAACGTGCTGATCTTCTCGCGTATCCGCGAAGAGCTGAACGCCGGCATGTCGGTGCAACGCGCCATTCACGAAGGCTTCAACCGCGCCTACACCGCGATCATCGACGCCAACCTGACCAGCCTGCTGGTCGGCGGCATCCTGTTCGCCATGGGTACCGGCCCGGTCAAGGGCTTTGCGGTCACCATGTCCCTCGGGATTTTCACCTCGATGTTCACCGCCGTCATGGTGACCCGCGCCATGGTCAACCTGACCTGCGGCGGGCGTGACATCAAGAAGCTGTGGGTTTGA